One Gimesia aquarii DNA segment encodes these proteins:
- a CDS encoding formylglycine-generating enzyme family protein, translated as MNHLNFFALGLKRHFVLLSGVLLLLSFGTGDLSADEQRSALLKQFVKELVPITPGKGIFPQSFQMGSTKGLPNETPVHTVTFTTDFWIGKYEVPQNLYESVMGNNPSRWKGPRNSAEEFDWRTANQFCQKLTQLLRKESLIRPDEEIRLPTEAEWEYCCRAGTTTEYSFGDQAQKTGDKGKLARILDEYAWHTGNAAGNDPPVGALKPNPWGLYDMHGYLWEFVADPWHDNYKNAPKDGQVWGTGTPESPRVIRGGAWTDRYDYLRSAFRRKVSPTTHSPALGLRCVKAKVKKSEN; from the coding sequence ATGAATCATCTCAATTTTTTTGCCCTTGGTCTTAAGCGACATTTTGTTTTACTGTCTGGAGTTCTACTGCTTCTCTCATTCGGAACAGGAGATCTTTCGGCTGACGAACAGCGATCTGCCTTACTCAAACAATTTGTCAAAGAGCTGGTGCCGATTACTCCGGGCAAAGGAATCTTCCCCCAATCATTTCAAATGGGCTCTACAAAGGGACTGCCAAACGAAACACCTGTCCACACAGTCACTTTCACTACTGATTTTTGGATTGGTAAGTATGAAGTGCCACAAAACCTTTATGAATCGGTCATGGGCAATAATCCCAGCCGCTGGAAAGGACCTCGCAACTCTGCTGAAGAGTTCGATTGGCGTACGGCCAATCAATTTTGCCAGAAATTAACCCAGCTATTGCGAAAAGAATCATTAATTAGACCCGATGAGGAAATTCGCCTGCCTACCGAAGCCGAATGGGAATACTGCTGCCGCGCGGGAACGACGACGGAATACAGTTTTGGCGATCAAGCACAAAAAACAGGCGATAAGGGTAAACTCGCTCGCATTCTTGATGAATATGCCTGGCATACAGGCAATGCAGCGGGCAATGATCCCCCGGTGGGGGCTCTGAAACCGAACCCGTGGGGACTGTATGATATGCACGGTTACCTTTGGGAATTCGTGGCAGATCCCTGGCACGATAACTATAAAAATGCACCCAAAGACGGTCAAGTTTGGGGGACTGGAACCCCAGAATCGCCGCGTGTGATCCGAGGCGGAGCGTGGACTGACCGATATGACTATCTCAGATCTGCATTTCGTAGAAAAGTAAGTCCAACAACTCATAGCCCAGCATTAGGTTTACGTTGTGTTAAAGCAAAAGTTAAAAAATCGGAAAACTAG